A genome region from Euphorbia lathyris chromosome 4, ddEupLath1.1, whole genome shotgun sequence includes the following:
- the LOC136227642 gene encoding malonyl-CoA:anthocyanidin 5-O-glucoside-6''-O-malonyltransferase-like gives MALSDSPAAVRVTELCKITPPDSPTESSLPLTFFDIFWLKFHPVERLFFYQLTSDSDSESFSSDILPRLKQSLSLTLLHFIPFAGNLIWPSHSAKPFLLYSPGDGVSLTVAESDADFHTLAGDSIREIPDSHNYVPELNVTETEAATMSFQITLFPKKGYCIGISSHHGIFDGKSIIMFIKAWAHICKSDNGSSALPPELTPVIDRTIIQDHQGLESLYLDSWMSLASLPGMDSNPRSLKLFDIPRSTTDTNYVRGTFKLSSEDIKKIRQKTLSQIDKEATNQANSKYFSTFVLSYVYVSIAIIKAKALEPNKHMILGFTADVRARQDPPISTNYFGNCVSINFIQQEVGVFIKEDGLAFGAVELTKLVKGLEKKGGLDGAKEKFEAFMKMDPATIEAIGVAGSPRFEVYGIDFGFGKPIKVEITSIDRNTSISMAEIRDGNGGVEIGVVLKKDEMEIFDSLFLYGLKDL, from the exons ATGGCCTTATCTGATTCCCCTGCCGCCGTAAGAGTAACGGAGCTCTGCAAAATCACTCCTCCCGACTCGCCCACTGAGTCATCCCTTCCACTCACCTTCTTCGATATTTTCTGGCTCAAATTCCACCCTGTTGAACGCCTCTTCTTCTATCAACTCACCTCCGACTCCGATTCCGAGTCCTTCTCTTCCGATATCCTTCCTAGACTCAAGCAATCTCTCTCTCTTACTCTCCTCCACTTCATCCCTTTCGCCGGCAATCTCATTTGGCCCTCACATTCTGCTAAGCCTTTCCTCCTTTATTCTCCCGGCGACGGTGTTTCTCTCACTGTTGCTGAGTCTGATGCAGACTTTCACACTCTCGCCGGCGATTCAATTCGTGAAATTCCCGATTCACATAATTATGTACCGGAGTTAAATGTAACGGAGACAGAAGCTGCAACTATGTCGTTTCAGATAACTTTGTTTCCGAAGAAAGGATATTGCATTGGAATATCTTCACACCATGGAATCTTTGATGGGAAAAGTATAATCATGTTTATTAAAGCATGGGCTCATATTTGTAAAAGTGATAACGGAAGCTCAGCTCTGCCGCCGGAGCTAACTCCGGTTATTGATCGGACAATCATTCAAGACCATCAAGGATTAGAAAGCCTGTACTTGGACAGTTGGATGAGCCTTGCTTCGCTTCCAg GTATGGATAGCAACCCAAGAAGCTTGAAGCTATTTGACATACCAAGATCAACAACAGACACAAATTATGTGCGAGGAACGTTCAAGTTATCTAGTGAAGATATCAAAAAAATCAGGCAAAAGACGCTTTCTCAAATAGATAAAGAAGCTACAAATCAAGCAAACTCGAAGTATTTCTCTACTTTTGTACTCTCATATGTATATGTATCAATCGCAATTATCAAAGCCAAAGCACTAGAACCAAACAAACATATGATTTTAGGATTTACAGCGGATGTTAGAGCTCGTCAAGATCCTCCTATCTCTACGAATTACTTCGGCAATTGTGTTTCCATCAATTTTATACAACAAGAAGTAGGAGTTTTCATTAAAGAAGATGGATTAGCCTTTGGTGCAGTGGAGTTAACAAAGCTAGTAAAGGGGTTAGAGAAGAAAGGAGGTTTAGATGGTGCAAAAGAGAAATTTGAAGCATTTATGAAAATGGATCCAGCTACTATAGAAGCAATTGGTGTAGCTGGATCACCTCGGTTTGAGGTTTATGGTATTGATTTTGGGTTTGGAAAGCCTATAAAAGTTGAGATAACTTCTATAGATAGGAATACTTCTATTTCTATGGCGGAAATAAGAGATGGTAATGGAGGGGTTGAAATTGGGGTTGTTTTGAAAAAAGATGAAATGGAGATTTTTGATTCTTTGTTTTTATATGGTCTTAAAGATCTTTGA